The following are from one region of the Paenibacillus protaetiae genome:
- the liaF gene encoding cell wall-active antibiotics response protein LiaF, producing the protein MKGRYSFNRIVIGLLIIAVGVLFFLRQTGYVAFDLGDFNIGYLFSTFWPVILIWIGLRGLFGGLASRNGSGLGGVIILLLGITFLGHNLGWFAWSLGEIFTNLWPVGVILIGIHLLWRPRRRHEEERPFDEWKTYGKFNEDDEYDYDVPPAPPLHPDPTKKSGEDAGISGEESGSSFSFDASPKESHNDEAPLRIPSFEEWKHQVKNGKHHYKRYKDQVRAYKHYYRRQKHHYKHHYRHQYKHHYKEEYWDSQAQNRSGFIGDIHIGHDYWELKPLNISHFIGDTVLDLTKAQIPFGETKINVSSFVGDVKVFVPNDMEVGVQVVSSSFAGDVKILGRKEGGMFHSVNYHTTGYHEMDKKIKLVVSTFVGDVRVTKVG; encoded by the coding sequence TAATCGTATCGTCATCGGGCTACTTATTATTGCTGTAGGCGTGCTTTTTTTTCTAAGGCAGACCGGTTATGTTGCATTTGATTTGGGTGATTTTAATATAGGTTATTTATTTTCAACCTTCTGGCCGGTTATCCTCATTTGGATCGGGCTTCGCGGATTGTTTGGAGGGCTTGCTTCAAGAAACGGCTCGGGCTTGGGCGGCGTCATTATTTTGCTGCTGGGCATTACGTTTCTGGGGCATAACCTTGGATGGTTTGCATGGTCGCTTGGTGAAATATTTACGAACCTATGGCCGGTGGGGGTTATTCTGATCGGCATTCATCTGCTTTGGCGCCCGCGGCGGCGTCATGAGGAAGAACGTCCGTTTGATGAATGGAAGACCTACGGGAAATTCAATGAGGACGACGAATATGATTATGATGTTCCCCCGGCTCCGCCGCTTCATCCCGATCCGACAAAAAAAAGCGGTGAAGATGCCGGCATTTCCGGAGAAGAAAGCGGTTCTTCCTTTTCGTTTGACGCCTCTCCGAAGGAGTCGCACAACGATGAAGCGCCGCTGCGCATTCCGTCCTTCGAGGAATGGAAACATCAAGTGAAAAACGGCAAACACCATTATAAGCGCTACAAGGATCAAGTAAGGGCTTATAAACATTATTACAGGCGGCAAAAACACCATTACAAACATCACTATAGACATCAATATAAGCATCATTACAAGGAAGAATATTGGGACAGCCAGGCGCAGAACCGTTCCGGTTTTATCGGAGATATTCATATCGGACATGATTACTGGGAGCTGAAGCCGCTCAACATTTCGCATTTCATCGGCGATACGGTACTCGATTTGACAAAAGCGCAAATCCCGTTTGGCGAAACGAAAATTAACGTATCTTCATTCGTAGGCGACGTTAAAGTGTTTGTGCCTAACGATATGGAAGTTGGCGTGCAGGTAGTGTCGAGCTCTTTTGCCGGCGATGTAAAAATTTTGGGCCGCAAGGAGGGAGGCATGTTCCATTCGGTGAATTATCATACAACCGGTTACCACGAAATGGATAAAAAAATAAAGCTTGTCGTCAGCACGTTTGTGGGCGATGTGCGCGTAACGAAGGTGGGATGA
- a CDS encoding sensor histidine kinase, with protein sequence MMVRLLRSGKWEFVWKFVLSSLLSAILGAAVWTFLNKEGVEAGASWAAAVVFLLVSLAFGYWVSQTTQRRIDALQLSLKQLANGNYEVRLPVAGELAYMELHREFNELARQLEERMKWLQKIGEEQIMQEAASNEAAVMEERKRLARDLHDTVSQQLFAIHMSASSLPKLQQLHADKAAEVLQQLIHMSTLAQKQMRGFIAQLRPMELENRTLQEALEKWFPDYCRQNGLQGELDWRIGEPLSEAKEHQLFLIAQEAMANVVKHARASGCTLTLAENERQVVMTVQDNGAGFRADEVKRGSYGLSTMLERAQKLGGTAEIMSKPGSGTRVKVTIPKIWKGDAEDGK encoded by the coding sequence ATGATGGTAAGACTGCTAAGAAGCGGAAAATGGGAGTTTGTATGGAAGTTTGTTCTCTCTTCGCTTCTTTCCGCCATTTTGGGAGCAGCTGTCTGGACTTTTTTGAATAAGGAAGGCGTTGAAGCGGGAGCTTCATGGGCTGCCGCAGTTGTTTTTCTGCTGGTCAGCCTGGCGTTTGGTTACTGGGTCAGCCAAACGACGCAGCGGCGGATTGATGCGCTGCAGCTTTCGCTGAAGCAGCTTGCTAACGGCAATTACGAGGTTCGCCTGCCGGTGGCCGGCGAACTTGCGTATATGGAGCTGCACCGCGAGTTTAACGAGCTCGCCAGGCAGCTTGAAGAGCGGATGAAATGGCTGCAAAAAATCGGCGAAGAGCAAATTATGCAGGAGGCTGCTTCAAATGAGGCGGCGGTAATGGAAGAACGCAAGCGGCTTGCACGTGATTTGCACGATACGGTCAGCCAGCAGCTGTTTGCCATTCATATGTCGGCAAGCTCGCTGCCGAAGCTGCAGCAGCTTCATGCGGACAAGGCTGCCGAAGTGCTGCAGCAGCTGATTCATATGTCGACGCTGGCGCAAAAGCAAATGCGGGGCTTTATCGCGCAGCTTCGGCCGATGGAGCTGGAGAACCGGACGCTGCAGGAAGCGCTTGAGAAATGGTTTCCCGATTACTGCCGGCAGAACGGACTGCAGGGGGAGCTGGACTGGCGGATCGGGGAACCGCTGTCGGAAGCGAAGGAACATCAGCTGTTTCTCATTGCACAGGAAGCGATGGCTAACGTTGTCAAACACGCCCGTGCGAGCGGCTGTACACTTACACTTGCCGAAAACGAGCGGCAGGTTGTAATGACGGTGCAGGATAACGGCGCGGGATTCCGCGCCGACGAAGTGAAACGCGGCTCCTATGGGCTGTCAACGATGCTGGAGCGGGCACAGAAGCTGGGAGGAACAGCTGAAATTATGAGCAAGCCGGGAAGCGGGACAAGAGTCAAAGTGACGATACCTAAAATATGGAAAGGGGACGCGGAGGATGGAAAATAA
- a CDS encoding response regulator codes for MENNDRIYTVMIVDDHDMVRTGLRTYLMLEPRFEITAEANNGSHALKLLEQGQVPDLILMDMMMPEMNGIEATRAIVSRYPSVKVVMLTSFLEDDKVFEAIEAGAVSYVLKTVSSEELIYALNGALKGMPVMTSDVSQALTRGLRQRAAQGEEEGLTEREKEVLLLIAEGRTNKEIGEELHISIKTVKTHVSNLLMKCDLDDRTQLAVYAHRKGWVKQS; via the coding sequence ATGGAAAATAATGATCGGATATATACCGTCATGATCGTAGACGACCATGATATGGTCAGGACCGGGCTTCGTACGTATCTGATGCTGGAGCCGCGATTTGAAATAACAGCGGAAGCGAATAATGGGAGCCATGCATTAAAGCTGCTGGAGCAAGGCCAGGTGCCGGATCTTATTCTGATGGATATGATGATGCCGGAAATGAACGGCATAGAGGCGACCCGCGCTATTGTTTCCCGTTATCCTTCCGTGAAGGTCGTGATGCTGACCAGCTTCCTGGAAGATGATAAAGTATTTGAAGCGATTGAGGCCGGTGCGGTAAGTTATGTATTAAAAACCGTCTCTTCTGAAGAGCTTATTTACGCGCTGAACGGTGCGCTCAAAGGGATGCCGGTCATGACTTCAGACGTCTCCCAGGCGTTAACGCGCGGGTTGCGCCAGCGCGCGGCGCAAGGAGAAGAAGAAGGGCTGACCGAAAGAGAAAAAGAAGTGCTGCTGCTTATCGCGGAAGGGCGAACGAACAAAGAGATCGGCGAAGAGCTTCATATTAGCATCAAAACGGTCAAAACCCATGTCAGCAATTTGCTGATGAAATGCGATTTGGACGACCGGACTCAGCTTGCCGTATACGCGCACCGAAAGGGCTGGGTGAAACAATCATAA
- a CDS encoding YugN family protein, with amino-acid sequence MVPISSSIESTKHEFTAVNKLLNQLQFALGGGWDYEGGSFDRYLDDEHKVWLRIPFKTRSGNIDIEADNGAVIEFDRPFVLKHLYNEGTDPEGSVRLLGALFDQFQTPVDPDARVEQQWLDKAKELLAEVERAL; translated from the coding sequence ATGGTTCCAATAAGCTCTTCCATCGAATCGACCAAACATGAATTTACCGCTGTCAACAAGCTTCTTAATCAGCTTCAGTTTGCGCTTGGCGGCGGCTGGGATTATGAAGGCGGCTCTTTTGACCGTTATCTGGATGATGAGCATAAAGTATGGCTGCGCATTCCATTTAAAACAAGGAGTGGGAATATTGATATAGAAGCGGACAATGGAGCCGTTATCGAATTTGACCGGCCTTTTGTGTTAAAGCATTTATATAATGAAGGAACGGATCCTGAAGGCTCCGTCCGCTTGCTTGGGGCTTTATTTGACCAGTTCCAGACGCCGGTTGATCCGGACGCCCGGGTCGAGCAGCAATGGCTCGATAAAGCAAAGGAACTATTAGCGGAGGTCGAACGCGCTCTGTAA